The following coding sequences lie in one Myxococcus xanthus genomic window:
- a CDS encoding DUF350 domain-containing protein — MRGRALIQGARLASLVMDLVLLFVGLIKVVFGGLVAALGIWLALRGLSRILGANPVEELRQGNVAACLVHASSMVSLGLLVQHAVQATSDALDLTVQNPPLHLLVVGRLVAVAVLHVGLSLGVGVTVLGTGVLLFDRMTPGIDELAEVRKGNVAAALILSAILLVLALLTAPGLQAALNGLIPFPQLPEGTLRAPA, encoded by the coding sequence ATGCGCGGCCGGGCGCTCATCCAGGGCGCCCGGCTCGCCTCGCTCGTCATGGACCTCGTCCTGCTATTCGTCGGTCTCATCAAGGTGGTGTTCGGCGGCCTCGTCGCCGCGCTGGGCATCTGGCTCGCGCTGCGTGGACTGAGCCGCATCCTCGGCGCCAACCCCGTGGAGGAGCTGCGCCAGGGCAACGTTGCCGCCTGCCTCGTCCACGCCTCCAGCATGGTGTCACTGGGGCTGCTGGTGCAGCACGCGGTGCAGGCCACGTCGGACGCGCTGGACCTCACCGTGCAGAATCCGCCCCTGCATCTGCTGGTCGTCGGCCGCCTGGTCGCGGTGGCCGTCCTGCACGTGGGGCTGTCACTGGGCGTGGGCGTCACGGTGCTCGGCACGGGTGTGCTGCTGTTCGACCGGATGACGCCGGGCATCGACGAGCTGGCGGAAGTGCGCAAGGGCAACGTCGCGGCGGCGCTCATCCTCTCCGCCATCCTGCTGGTCCTGGCGCTGCTGACCGCCCCGGGCCTCCAGGCGGCGCTCAACGGGCTCATCCCCTTCCCCCAGCTCCCTGAAGGGACGCTGCGCGCGCCCGCGTGA
- a CDS encoding tRNA(His) guanylyltransferase Thg1 family protein has protein sequence MDPEELAARARQGEVFHGQRMLPGAWVVLRVDGRGFSRFTEARYEKPFDPVFHQFMVRTASVMLEELQGVYAYTQSDEISVLFRPDWALFDRSVEKVVSLAAGLASATFTHAAGVPAVFDGRAWLGASERAVLDYFLWRQADGSRCSLHGWCYWTLRKEGRSAAQATRELDGKPVSYKNELLFQRGINFNDVPLWQRRGSGVWWEAYQKEGVDPRDGRRTQTLRRRLKVDSELPMKEAYEHLVQGLLAAPGAEAD, from the coding sequence ATGGACCCTGAGGAACTGGCGGCGCGAGCAAGGCAGGGCGAGGTGTTCCACGGCCAGCGCATGCTGCCGGGCGCCTGGGTGGTGCTGCGCGTGGATGGGCGGGGCTTCTCGCGCTTCACCGAGGCCCGCTACGAGAAGCCCTTCGACCCGGTGTTCCACCAGTTCATGGTGCGCACCGCCAGCGTGATGCTGGAGGAACTCCAAGGCGTCTACGCCTACACGCAGAGCGACGAAATCTCCGTGCTCTTCCGGCCGGACTGGGCGCTCTTCGACCGCTCCGTCGAGAAGGTCGTGTCCCTGGCGGCGGGCCTGGCCAGCGCAACCTTCACGCATGCGGCGGGTGTCCCGGCGGTGTTCGACGGCCGGGCATGGCTGGGCGCCTCGGAGCGCGCGGTGCTGGACTACTTCCTCTGGCGACAGGCGGACGGCAGCCGGTGTTCGCTGCATGGCTGGTGCTACTGGACGCTGCGCAAGGAGGGCCGGAGCGCGGCGCAGGCCACCCGTGAGCTGGACGGCAAGCCCGTGAGCTACAAGAACGAGCTGCTCTTCCAGCGAGGCATCAACTTCAACGACGTGCCCCTGTGGCAACGGCGTGGAAGCGGGGTGTGGTGGGAGGCGTACCAGAAGGAGGGCGTGGACCCACGGGATGGCCGGCGGACCCAGACACTCCGGCGGCGGCTCAAGGTCGACTCCGAGCTGCCGATGAAGGAGGCCTACGAGCACCTGGTGCAGGGCCTGCTCGCGGCGCCAGGCGCCGAGGCGGACTGA
- a CDS encoding ATP-binding protein, whose protein sequence is MDLVLFVGLQGSGKSSLYRQRFAATHVHVSKDLWPHAVRKEARQRRYIAEALAAGRPVVVDNTNPSADVRAPLIALGREYQARIIGYYFASKLEDCLARNALREGRARVPEVALRATVKQLERPRLEEGFDALFYVTLAADGGIRVQPWMEEPDGP, encoded by the coding sequence ATGGACCTGGTTCTCTTCGTTGGCTTGCAGGGCTCGGGCAAGAGCAGCCTCTACCGGCAGCGTTTCGCGGCCACGCACGTGCACGTCAGCAAGGACTTGTGGCCTCACGCCGTTCGCAAGGAGGCCCGCCAGCGCCGCTACATCGCGGAGGCGCTGGCGGCGGGCCGGCCGGTGGTGGTGGACAACACCAATCCCTCCGCGGACGTGCGCGCGCCCCTCATCGCCCTGGGGCGCGAGTACCAGGCCCGAATCATTGGCTACTACTTCGCGTCGAAGCTGGAGGACTGCCTGGCGCGCAATGCCTTGCGTGAAGGGCGTGCCCGGGTGCCGGAGGTGGCGTTGCGCGCCACCGTGAAGCAACTCGAGCGGCCCCGGCTCGAGGAGGGCTTCGACGCACTGTTCTACGTGACGCTGGCCGCCGACGGTGGCATTCGCGTCCAACCCTGGATGGAGGAACCCGATGGACCCTGA
- a CDS encoding S8 family serine peptidase — translation MRMPSSLSPLSLLALGWGLSAPVTALAANTPDLRPGVIRSTAALGPARVLTGAEAEKARLVTGIDRAASGTYALATGAGHVFHRTAQPIHALKTLDVPRASVQLHTWQEETADGRRQDFFAYSQGGVALLGRVQPTEYLVRLEHARFDPLKGAQPLVAGLLTADASNTLHLVQFQATPLPEYRDAIKAAGGKVLRFLTDHTFLVEMNASTHKRVAGLPYVRWVGAYHPEYRVEGVLRESLQGRALKLEPQRYSIMVGERGAARQGEVASLVRTLGGTVELIEAGGLRVEATLTQSQLERLVRSNAVQYVDRWGGPGELDNNNVRDVGGATYLEGVEGFTGQGVRGEIFDTELRTTHQEWATPPLIHSTSTTGSFHGTACYSINFARGVDANARGLIPSGQGIFYRYNESSQFGGPKSRYDINRELIDPAGPYRAVFQTSSVGSAQVTGYTTISAEVDDYLFQYPILSTQSQSNTGNQNSRPQAWAKNIVSVGGMYHYDDASRGNDRWNGGASVGPAADGRLKPDLSYYYDLIRSASNTSNTSYTNFGGTSAATPQTSGHFGLLFQMWHEGVWAGFGGGADVFASRPKMATAKALMINMAHRYNWLAGGSNGDLTRARQGWGTADVRRLYDRAAVTSIINETDTLLPLGTNTYNVTVAPGETELNVTMVYTDPAGTVGAAHARINDLSLRVTSPTGVVYWGNNGLTASNVSTPGGVSNTVDTVENVFLATPAAGTWTVEVIGDEIIEDTNLATRVLDATYALVVSGGKI, via the coding sequence ATGCGTATGCCGTCCTCGTTGTCCCCGCTGTCCCTCCTGGCCCTCGGTTGGGGCTTGTCCGCGCCAGTCACGGCGCTCGCCGCGAACACGCCGGACCTGCGCCCCGGCGTCATCCGGAGCACCGCGGCGCTGGGCCCCGCCCGGGTCCTCACCGGTGCCGAGGCGGAGAAGGCTCGCCTCGTCACGGGCATCGACCGTGCGGCGAGCGGCACGTATGCCCTTGCCACGGGCGCCGGGCATGTCTTCCACCGGACGGCCCAGCCCATCCATGCGTTGAAGACGCTCGACGTGCCGCGTGCGTCGGTCCAGCTCCACACCTGGCAGGAAGAGACGGCGGACGGCAGGCGCCAGGACTTCTTCGCCTACAGTCAGGGCGGCGTGGCGTTGCTGGGCCGCGTGCAGCCGACCGAGTACCTGGTGCGGCTGGAGCACGCGCGCTTCGACCCGCTGAAGGGCGCACAGCCCCTGGTCGCCGGCCTGCTCACCGCGGACGCAAGCAACACGCTGCACCTGGTGCAGTTCCAAGCCACGCCCCTGCCGGAGTACCGCGACGCCATCAAGGCCGCGGGGGGCAAGGTGCTGCGCTTCCTCACGGACCACACCTTCCTCGTGGAGATGAACGCCAGCACGCACAAGCGCGTCGCCGGGCTGCCCTACGTCCGCTGGGTGGGCGCGTACCATCCGGAGTACCGGGTGGAAGGCGTGCTGCGCGAGTCCCTCCAGGGCCGCGCGTTGAAGCTGGAGCCGCAGCGCTACTCCATCATGGTGGGCGAGCGCGGCGCGGCGCGGCAGGGCGAGGTCGCCTCGCTGGTCCGCACGCTGGGCGGCACGGTGGAGCTCATCGAGGCGGGCGGCCTGCGCGTGGAGGCCACCCTCACCCAGTCCCAGCTGGAGCGGCTGGTGCGCTCCAATGCCGTGCAGTACGTCGACCGCTGGGGCGGTCCGGGTGAGCTCGACAACAACAACGTCCGCGACGTGGGCGGCGCGACCTACCTTGAAGGCGTGGAGGGCTTCACGGGTCAGGGCGTCCGCGGCGAAATCTTCGACACCGAGCTACGCACCACGCACCAGGAGTGGGCAACCCCGCCGCTCATCCACAGCACGTCCACCACGGGCAGCTTCCACGGCACCGCCTGCTACAGCATCAACTTCGCCCGAGGCGTGGACGCGAACGCACGCGGCCTGATTCCGTCCGGACAGGGCATCTTCTACCGCTACAACGAGTCCTCCCAGTTCGGCGGCCCCAAGTCCCGCTACGACATCAACCGGGAGCTCATCGACCCAGCCGGGCCGTACCGCGCCGTGTTCCAGACATCCAGCGTGGGCAGTGCGCAGGTGACGGGCTACACGACCATCTCCGCGGAGGTGGATGACTACCTGTTCCAGTACCCCATCCTCAGCACGCAGTCGCAGAGCAACACCGGCAACCAGAACTCGCGGCCACAGGCGTGGGCGAAGAACATCGTGTCCGTGGGTGGCATGTACCACTACGACGACGCCAGCCGCGGGAATGACCGGTGGAACGGCGGCGCCAGCGTGGGCCCGGCGGCGGACGGCCGCCTCAAGCCGGACCTGTCGTACTACTACGACCTCATCCGCTCCGCGTCGAACACCAGCAACACGTCCTACACCAACTTCGGTGGTACCAGCGCGGCCACGCCGCAGACGTCGGGGCACTTCGGCCTGCTGTTCCAGATGTGGCACGAGGGCGTCTGGGCGGGCTTCGGTGGTGGCGCGGATGTCTTCGCCAGCCGTCCGAAGATGGCCACGGCGAAGGCGCTGATGATCAACATGGCGCATCGCTACAACTGGCTCGCGGGTGGCTCCAACGGCGACCTGACGCGCGCGCGGCAGGGCTGGGGCACCGCGGACGTGAGGCGCCTGTATGACCGCGCCGCCGTGACGAGCATCATCAACGAGACGGACACCCTGCTCCCGCTCGGCACGAACACGTACAACGTCACCGTGGCTCCCGGGGAGACGGAGCTCAACGTCACCATGGTCTACACCGACCCCGCCGGCACGGTGGGCGCGGCGCACGCCCGAATCAACGACCTGTCGCTGCGCGTGACGTCCCCCACCGGCGTCGTCTACTGGGGCAACAACGGCCTGACGGCGAGCAACGTCTCCACGCCGGGCGGTGTGTCGAACACGGTGGATACGGTGGAGAACGTGTTCCTCGCCACCCCCGCCGCCGGCACGTGGACCGTGGAGGTGATTGGTGACGAAATCATCGAGGACACGAATCTGGCGACTCGCGTGCTGGACGCGACCTACGCGCTGGTCGTGAGCGGCGGCAAGATTTAG
- a CDS encoding DNA gyrase subunit B has translation MVPPTDILDAMRKRPGMYCGDTGELGLHHLVYFLLESVLEEAILGQCGDVVLELGGDNSIALFSTSRTVPIGDVVPVVEGKRFLGQPLEVGLFWDSMLVVSLALSSRYQVDIWAEGRQWRLMGEHGRPQGDVSEVTPMAPMPVSAERGIRLHFVPDATIFEVLAFDRERLSRRCSELAALAPGLRVAFVDLQREERTLWHLPGGVAQWAHVLTEARTRLHPEPIAFDFTWDGLRVQCALQWCEDEGSTLLSFANAVRTVRHGAHVKGVTQALRGALAKLSGETRGAFPWDRVAQGLTAIVAVSGPRRQMAFAGPTKELLAIPGLEEAIRKQLQPLLIELLREHPVTPKLLARRTSGSR, from the coding sequence ATGGTGCCACCCACCGACATCCTCGATGCGATGCGCAAGCGTCCTGGCATGTACTGTGGCGACACGGGCGAACTCGGGCTGCATCACCTCGTCTATTTCCTCCTGGAGTCGGTTCTCGAAGAGGCGATCCTTGGGCAGTGCGGAGACGTGGTGTTGGAGCTGGGCGGGGACAACTCCATTGCCCTCTTCTCTACCAGCCGTACGGTACCTATCGGTGATGTGGTCCCCGTGGTGGAAGGGAAGCGATTCTTGGGGCAGCCACTGGAAGTGGGGCTGTTCTGGGACAGCATGCTCGTCGTATCTCTCGCCCTGTCGTCACGCTACCAGGTGGACATCTGGGCGGAGGGGCGTCAGTGGCGCTTGATGGGCGAGCATGGCCGTCCTCAGGGAGACGTGTCTGAGGTGACGCCGATGGCGCCGATGCCCGTCTCCGCGGAAAGAGGAATACGTCTCCACTTCGTTCCAGACGCCACCATCTTCGAGGTGCTCGCCTTCGACCGGGAGCGCCTTTCCCGGCGCTGTAGCGAGCTGGCGGCGCTCGCTCCCGGGCTGCGCGTTGCTTTCGTGGACCTCCAGCGGGAGGAGCGCACGCTGTGGCACTTGCCTGGCGGTGTGGCGCAGTGGGCTCACGTCCTCACGGAGGCGAGGACGCGTCTCCACCCCGAGCCGATCGCCTTCGATTTCACGTGGGACGGACTGCGTGTCCAGTGTGCATTGCAGTGGTGCGAAGACGAGGGCAGCACGTTGCTGTCATTTGCCAACGCCGTGCGGACCGTGCGGCATGGCGCACACGTGAAGGGCGTCACTCAGGCGCTCCGGGGTGCACTGGCGAAGCTCTCAGGTGAGACGCGGGGGGCATTCCCCTGGGATCGGGTGGCGCAGGGACTGACGGCTATCGTCGCCGTGAGTGGACCCCGGAGGCAGATGGCGTTCGCGGGCCCCACCAAGGAGTTGCTGGCCATCCCAGGACTGGAAGAGGCCATCCGCAAGCAGCTCCAGCCCCTGCTCATCGAACTCCTCCGCGAGCACCCTGTGACGCCGAAACTTCTGGCACGGCGTACGAGCGGCTCGCGGTAG
- a CDS encoding AAA domain-containing protein: MARDVSFFDQLGSLLAQEREAEKARLAALAQSLTLHEREEHGLSVLDLESIEEEVGLGGRFLVTLGRADRRPLPTRLHNGDLVAVLPRRAEVKEPARALISRATATRIQLAFDRSPPPYVHEGLLRLDVVPNDVTYDRLRAGLQRIKALDKGAERHKREVVLGNEPPRFDKPREFEPTRPLNPEQQDATARALAAEDFFLVHGPPGTGKSTVLAEVAAQAVADGKRLLCTAASNAAVDHLLDLCLDKGLRAIRVGHPARVAARLQEHTLDIVVESHPDRAVSRDLFDEAFSLLGYARRQRNQGRSRERFANARASTSEAKGMLDEARALERKAVKSVLANADVICVTLSSLDSGVLSGQQFDLALLDEATQATEPLALLGFLRAPRVILAGDPQQLPPTVLSQEAAKAGLGVSLFERLLKDHGEGVKRMLREQYRMNARIMDFPSREMYGGELRAHPSIADRTMDAVLTPGADVDAPPVLYLDTAGKGFDEEVEPTTRSLFNPGEAGLVEARVRALLAAGLAPRELAVITPYSAQAHQLRERIEALSPEVEVDTVDAFQGREKDAIIVSLTRSNSEGQLGFLTDLRRMNVALTRARRHLFVVGDSATLSGHPFYARFVEGTQASGGYRSAWEWPDAQDT; the protein is encoded by the coding sequence ATGGCCCGTGACGTCTCCTTCTTCGACCAGCTCGGCTCGCTCCTCGCCCAGGAACGCGAGGCCGAGAAAGCCCGCCTGGCCGCGCTCGCCCAGAGCCTCACGCTGCATGAGCGCGAGGAGCACGGCCTGTCCGTCCTGGACCTGGAGTCCATCGAGGAAGAGGTCGGCCTGGGAGGCCGCTTCCTCGTCACCCTGGGCCGCGCGGACCGCCGCCCTCTGCCCACCCGGCTGCACAACGGTGACCTGGTGGCCGTGCTGCCCCGCCGCGCGGAGGTGAAGGAGCCCGCCCGCGCCCTCATCTCCCGTGCCACCGCCACGCGCATCCAGCTCGCCTTCGACCGCTCCCCGCCGCCCTACGTCCACGAGGGCCTCCTGCGCCTGGACGTCGTCCCCAACGACGTCACCTATGACCGGCTGCGCGCCGGGCTCCAGCGCATCAAGGCCCTGGACAAGGGCGCCGAGCGGCACAAGCGCGAGGTCGTCCTGGGCAACGAGCCGCCCCGCTTCGACAAGCCCCGCGAGTTCGAGCCCACCCGCCCCCTCAACCCCGAACAACAGGACGCCACCGCCCGCGCGCTCGCCGCCGAGGACTTCTTCCTGGTCCACGGCCCCCCGGGCACCGGCAAGTCCACCGTGCTGGCCGAGGTCGCCGCCCAGGCCGTGGCGGACGGCAAGCGCCTGTTGTGCACCGCCGCCAGCAACGCCGCCGTGGACCACCTGTTGGACTTGTGCCTGGACAAGGGCCTGCGCGCCATCCGCGTGGGTCACCCCGCCCGCGTGGCCGCGCGGCTCCAGGAGCACACCCTGGACATCGTCGTGGAGTCCCACCCGGACCGCGCCGTCTCCCGCGACCTCTTCGACGAGGCCTTCTCCCTGCTGGGCTACGCGCGCCGCCAGCGCAACCAGGGTCGCAGCCGCGAGCGCTTCGCCAACGCCCGCGCGTCCACCTCGGAAGCCAAGGGCATGCTCGACGAGGCCCGCGCCCTGGAGCGCAAGGCCGTGAAGTCCGTGCTCGCCAACGCGGACGTCATCTGCGTGACGCTCTCCAGCCTCGACTCCGGCGTGCTCTCTGGACAGCAGTTCGACCTGGCGCTGCTCGATGAAGCCACCCAGGCCACCGAGCCCCTGGCGCTGCTGGGCTTCCTGCGCGCGCCCCGCGTCATCCTCGCTGGCGACCCGCAGCAGCTACCGCCCACCGTCCTCTCCCAGGAGGCCGCGAAGGCCGGCCTGGGCGTGAGCCTCTTCGAGCGATTGCTCAAGGACCACGGCGAGGGCGTCAAACGCATGCTGCGCGAGCAGTACCGGATGAACGCGCGCATCATGGATTTCCCCTCGCGGGAGATGTACGGCGGCGAGCTTCGCGCCCACCCCTCCATCGCGGACCGCACGATGGACGCCGTCCTCACGCCCGGCGCGGACGTGGATGCGCCCCCCGTGCTCTACCTGGACACCGCGGGCAAGGGCTTCGACGAAGAAGTCGAGCCCACCACGCGAAGCCTCTTCAACCCCGGCGAGGCTGGACTGGTGGAGGCCCGCGTGCGCGCCCTGCTCGCCGCCGGACTGGCGCCCCGAGAGCTGGCGGTGATTACCCCCTACAGCGCCCAGGCCCATCAGCTCCGCGAGCGCATCGAGGCGCTCAGCCCGGAGGTGGAGGTCGACACCGTCGACGCGTTCCAGGGCCGGGAGAAGGACGCCATCATCGTCTCCCTCACCCGCTCCAACAGCGAGGGGCAGCTCGGCTTCCTCACGGACCTGCGCCGCATGAACGTGGCCCTCACCCGCGCCCGCCGCCACCTCTTCGTCGTGGGCGACTCCGCCACCCTCAGCGGGCACCCCTTCTACGCGCGCTTCGTCGAGGGCACCCAGGCCAGCGGCGGCTACCGCTCCGCCTGGGAATGGCCCGACGCCCAGGACACCTGA
- a CDS encoding alpha/beta hydrolase produces the protein MSDALESLTVDAEGLALHVRQRPAPNAPAVLFLHGWLDHSHSFDALIPHLPQTWRLVLLDFRGMGRSAHVGPGATYQFSDYALDVEATLDGLGLDAVHLVGHSLGGIVSQAYAAARPGRVKSVTLIESLGPAGGPAEGALGRLRSALDDARRPPNRKRYPTVETAAARLLENSPTLTQDAALYLARHGTEPYEGGFAFTFDPRHRRRFGMGYDEAQWMALQAGVTCPLQLILATGGLRHDEALMRNRTQALQTLAHPPLHLPGGHHVHMEQPEMVAEALIRLAS, from the coding sequence GTGTCCGACGCGCTCGAATCCCTCACTGTTGATGCCGAAGGCCTGGCGCTGCATGTCCGGCAGCGCCCCGCGCCCAACGCGCCCGCCGTGCTGTTCCTGCACGGATGGCTGGACCATTCCCACAGCTTCGATGCCCTCATCCCGCACCTGCCCCAGACATGGCGGCTGGTGCTGCTCGACTTCCGGGGCATGGGCCGCAGCGCCCACGTGGGCCCCGGCGCCACCTACCAGTTCAGCGACTACGCGCTCGACGTGGAGGCCACGTTGGACGGGCTGGGCCTGGACGCGGTGCACCTGGTGGGGCACTCGCTGGGCGGCATCGTCTCACAGGCCTACGCCGCCGCCCGCCCGGGGCGCGTGAAGAGCGTGACGCTCATCGAAAGCCTGGGCCCCGCTGGCGGGCCCGCGGAAGGCGCCCTGGGCCGGCTGCGCAGCGCCCTGGATGACGCGCGCCGCCCGCCCAACCGCAAGCGCTACCCCACCGTGGAGACCGCCGCGGCGCGGCTGCTGGAGAACAGCCCCACGCTGACGCAGGACGCGGCGCTGTACCTCGCCCGGCACGGGACGGAGCCCTACGAGGGCGGCTTCGCCTTCACCTTCGACCCGCGCCACCGCCGCCGCTTCGGCATGGGTTATGACGAGGCCCAGTGGATGGCGCTCCAGGCCGGCGTCACCTGCCCGCTGCAGCTCATCCTCGCCACCGGCGGGCTGCGCCACGATGAAGCCCTCATGCGCAACCGTACGCAGGCGCTCCAAACCCTCGCCCATCCACCGCTGCACCTCCCCGGCGGGCACCACGTCCACATGGAGCAGCCCGAAATGGTCGCGGAGGCGCTCATTCGCCTCGCCTCCTGA